CGGATCAGCTTTTTCTAAACATTGTTAAATTCCTGGTGATTGCACTTGTCGTGGTAGCCATCGTCGTTGGAGTGATCTTCATTCAGCAGGGAATTCGTAAAATCCCTGTGAATTATGCAAAGCGTGTCGTGGGAAGGAAGATGTATGGCGGACAATCCACTCATATTCCATTGAAAGTTAACGCTGCAGGAGTAATCCCAGTGATTTTTGCCCTTTCCATCGTCGTATTTCCGCCAACCATCGCCAACTTTTGGGCAGGGTCTCCAGTAGCCGATTGGATTATCCAAAACTTTGATTATCGATCTCCGCTAGGGATGTTCCTTTATGTCATCTTGATTATCGGATTTACTTATTTCTACACCTTTGTTCAGATTAATCCGATGCAAATGGCCGATAACATGAAAAAAAATGGCGGATATATACCAGGAATTCGTCCAGGAAAAACAACAGCCATTTTTATTACCCGAATCTTAAACCGGATTACATTAGCGGGTGCGCTGTTCCTGGCGGCTGTATCCATATTACCAGTATTCTTTACTACCCTTGCCGGTTTGCCAGCATCGGTTCGCATCGGCGGTACATCCTTGCTCATTGTGATTGGGGTAGCCCTTGAAACCATGAAACAAATTGAAAGCCAATTAATAAAACGCCATTACAAAGGCTTTATCAAGTAATAATCCGGGAGAGAACTAACTCAGGTGTCAGCATCGGATTTACGCCTTTGAGATGACGAAAGTGGAGGGATAAGATGAATATCGTGTTAATGGGTCTTCCTGGGGCAGGAAAAGGAACTCAGGCTGAACGTATTGTTGACGAATTTCAGATTCCACACATCTCAACAGGAGACATGTTCCGCAGTGCAGTGAAAGAAGGGACTCCACTTGGATTGGAGGCCAAGTCCTATATGGATAAGGGTCATTTGGTTCCGGATGAAGTAGTGATTGGTATTGTTAAGGAAAGATTAGGTAAAGATGATTGTGAACGGGGATTTCTTCTTGATGGCTTTCCACGCACTGTACCTCAGGCAGAAGCATTGGATCGGACACTTCAGGAATTAAATCGTTCCATTGATGCAGTCATAAATATCGATGTGAACAGGGATGCGCTGCTGGCCCGCTTGACTGGCCGTCGAATTTGCAGGGAATGCGGTGCCACTTATCATGTCATATACAACCCACCAAAAATGGAAGGGAAATGTGACAAGTGCGGTGGGGAATTGTACCAGAGGGATGATGATAACGAAGAAACAGTAGCCACCCGATTGGATGTAAATATTAATCAATCCAAACCACTGCTCCAATATTATAGTGACAAAGGATTATTACAAAATATCAATGGGGAGCAGGATATAGACAAGGTGTTTGATGACATTGCTGAAGTACTGAGAGGTCTGTCTCAATGATCATATACAAGACTCAGGCGGAAATCGCCATCATGCGTGAAGCAGGCAGGATTGTTGCTCTAACACATCAATTATTGAAGAGTGCAATTAGACCAGGCATTACCACGAAGGAATTGGATCATTTGGCCGAGGAGTTTATTCGAAAACATGGAGCAATACCGTCTTTCAAAGGTTATGGAGGCTTTCCTGGAAGTGTTTGTACTTCAGTGAATGATGAATTGGTTCATGGAATACCAGGTGAACGCAAGCTAAAGGATGGAGATATCATCAGTATTGATATTGGAGCAGAAGTGGAAGGATATCATGGAGATTCAGCATGGACCTATGCTGTTGGCTCCATATCCGAGGAGAATCAGAAATTGCTTCAAGTGACCAAGGATTCCTTGTTTATTGGGTTAAATGAAGCGAAACCAAATGCTCGATTATCGGATATTTCCCATGCAATACAGCGTTATGTAGAACAACATGGGTTTTCCATCGTGCGGGAATATGTTGGTCATGGGATTGGGAAAAATTTACATGAAGATCCGCAAATCCCCAACTTTGGCCCCCCTGGCCGTGGTCCACGGTTAAAGCCAGGTATGGTTTTGGCCATAGAGCCCATGGTGAATGCAGGGGAAAGATATGTAAAAACCCTCGATGATCATTGGACAGTGGTGACTCAGGACCACTCCATGTGTGCCCATTTTGAACATACCATTGTCATCACAGAATCTGGCTATGAAATATTAACAACAGCCTAAGGTAGGGTGATTAATTTTGGTTGATTCTGAAGGGATGCCTAAACCGGGACAAATTGTCCGGGTGAAAAAGGGCCGTGATAGTGGCAGATATGCTGTTATCGTAAAGGTTGAAAATCCCCGATTCGTATGGATAGCTGATGGTGATAAGCGAAAATTTGATAAGGCAAAGAAGAAGAATATTCTTCATCTTCATTTTTTAAATGAAGAATCACCAGAAGTGATAAATAGCCTTATGGAAACGGGACGAGTAACCAATGGAAAACTTCGTTATGCCCTGAAAAAATATAACGCTGCTCATTCTGAAGTACAGGAGAAAGGAGAGTAGTCATGGCCAAAGACGATGTGATTGAAGTAGAAGGTACGGTGATAGAACCTCTACCCAACGCCATGTTTCGGGTTGAGCTGGAAAATGGTCATAAAGTACTAGCACACGTATCTGGAAAGATACGCATGCATTTTATCCGTATCCTACCTGGAGATAAAGTGACGGTAGAGTTGTCTCCCTATGACTTAACTCGCGGCCGAATTACCTATCGATTCAAATAATGTCTCTTTCGATAGCAAACTGGAGTTTTTAAATAGATTGAGATCGGCATCATGCATGAAGGAGGTTCTTAACATGAAGGTGAGACCATCAGTGAAACCGATTTGCGAAAAATGCAAAGTCATTCGTCGTAAAGGCACCGTAATGGTAATCTGTGAAAATCCGAAACACAAGCAAAAACAGGGATAATTTAGGAGGTGAAATAGATGGCACGTATTGCAGGTGTCGACTTACCCCGCGATAAGAGGGTTGAGATTGCTTTAACCTATATATTTGGAATAGGTCGCCCAACCGCAAATAAAATCCTTGAGGCTAGCGGAGTAAATCCGGATACAAGGGTTAGGGATTTAACTGAAGATGAAGTTGCGAAACTTCGTGAATATATCGATAAAAATATAAAGGTAGAAGGAGACCTTCGCCGAGAGGTATCCCTTAATATTAAGCGTTTAATCGAAATTGGCTCTTATAGAGGAATCCGTCATCGCCGCGGACTGCCGGTTCGAGGTCAAAGATCAAAGACAAACGCTCGTACCAGAAAAGGGCCCCGTCGTACTGTGGCTAATAAGAAGAAGTAAAGGAGGGAATCAGTGAATGGCTAAAGGAAAAGCTACGACACGGACAAGACGTCGTGATCGTAAAAATATTGAATCCGGTATCGCTCATATTAAATCTACTTTCAATAATACGATCGTCACCATCACCGACACCCATGGCAATGCCATTTCCTGGGCAAGTGCAGGAGGATTAGGTTTTAAAGGTTCGCGTAAAAGCACTCCCTTTGCTGCTCAAATGGCTGCTGAGGAGGCTGCTAAGAAGGCGATGGAACACGGCTTAAAGAACGTAGAAGTAATGGTTAAAGGGCCTGGTGCAGGTCGCGAAGCTGCCATTCGTTCTTTACAGGCTGCTGGTTTAGAAGTAAATATGATTAAAGACGTTACCCCTATTCCTCACAATGGTTGCCGTCCGCCAAAACGTCGTCGCGTTTAAAATAGGGTCGATTGGTATAAAACATCTTGTATTGAGGAATACTAAGTTGGTAAGCTAATCGCTCTGTGTGCTTATCACCAGAAGTGATAGGACGGGATTTGACGTTTTTGAAGGAGGGTTTGTTTAATGATCGAAATTGAAAAGCCTAGAATAGAAATCGTAGAGATCAGCGATGATGCTACCTACGGAAAGTTTGTCGTTGAACCATTGGAAAGGGGATACGGAACAACCCTCGGAAATTCATTACGCAGAATTCTCCTTTCTTCACTACCGGGTGCAGCTGTCACCTCGGTACAAATTGATGGAGTACTTCACGAGTTTTCAACCGTTGAAGGCGTTGTTGAAGATACAACGGAGATAATTCTAAATATCAAAAAG
This is a stretch of genomic DNA from Microaerobacter geothermalis. It encodes these proteins:
- the secY gene encoding preprotein translocase subunit SecY, whose protein sequence is MFTTISNIFKVADLRRRIIFTLLMLVVFRIGSFVPVPNIDVTALKQLGEANNIFGFLNTFSGGALANFSVFAMGIMPYITASIIVQLLAMDVVPKFAQWAREGEEGRRKLAQFTRYGTVVLGFIQAVGLSVGFNNLYPGLVQNASFFTYLIIAITLTAGTAFLMWLGEQITEKGIGNGISIIIFAGIVAGIPNGIRAIYASEFYQADQLFLNIVKFLVIALVVVAIVVGVIFIQQGIRKIPVNYAKRVVGRKMYGGQSTHIPLKVNAAGVIPVIFALSIVVFPPTIANFWAGSPVADWIIQNFDYRSPLGMFLYVILIIGFTYFYTFVQINPMQMADNMKKNGGYIPGIRPGKTTAIFITRILNRITLAGALFLAAVSILPVFFTTLAGLPASVRIGGTSLLIVIGVALETMKQIESQLIKRHYKGFIK
- a CDS encoding adenylate kinase, giving the protein MNIVLMGLPGAGKGTQAERIVDEFQIPHISTGDMFRSAVKEGTPLGLEAKSYMDKGHLVPDEVVIGIVKERLGKDDCERGFLLDGFPRTVPQAEALDRTLQELNRSIDAVINIDVNRDALLARLTGRRICRECGATYHVIYNPPKMEGKCDKCGGELYQRDDDNEETVATRLDVNINQSKPLLQYYSDKGLLQNINGEQDIDKVFDDIAEVLRGLSQ
- the map gene encoding type I methionyl aminopeptidase, which encodes MIIYKTQAEIAIMREAGRIVALTHQLLKSAIRPGITTKELDHLAEEFIRKHGAIPSFKGYGGFPGSVCTSVNDELVHGIPGERKLKDGDIISIDIGAEVEGYHGDSAWTYAVGSISEENQKLLQVTKDSLFIGLNEAKPNARLSDISHAIQRYVEQHGFSIVREYVGHGIGKNLHEDPQIPNFGPPGRGPRLKPGMVLAIEPMVNAGERYVKTLDDHWTVVTQDHSMCAHFEHTIVITESGYEILTTA
- a CDS encoding KOW domain-containing RNA-binding protein codes for the protein MVDSEGMPKPGQIVRVKKGRDSGRYAVIVKVENPRFVWIADGDKRKFDKAKKKNILHLHFLNEESPEVINSLMETGRVTNGKLRYALKKYNAAHSEVQEKGE
- the infA gene encoding translation initiation factor IF-1; translated protein: MAKDDVIEVEGTVIEPLPNAMFRVELENGHKVLAHVSGKIRMHFIRILPGDKVTVELSPYDLTRGRITYRFK
- the rpmJ gene encoding 50S ribosomal protein L36, translated to MKVRPSVKPICEKCKVIRRKGTVMVICENPKHKQKQG
- the rpsM gene encoding 30S ribosomal protein S13, which codes for MARIAGVDLPRDKRVEIALTYIFGIGRPTANKILEASGVNPDTRVRDLTEDEVAKLREYIDKNIKVEGDLRREVSLNIKRLIEIGSYRGIRHRRGLPVRGQRSKTNARTRKGPRRTVANKKK
- the rpsK gene encoding 30S ribosomal protein S11, which encodes MAKGKATTRTRRRDRKNIESGIAHIKSTFNNTIVTITDTHGNAISWASAGGLGFKGSRKSTPFAAQMAAEEAAKKAMEHGLKNVEVMVKGPGAGREAAIRSLQAAGLEVNMIKDVTPIPHNGCRPPKRRRV